TCGGCCGCGCGGCGGATCTCCGCCTCGGTGGCCTCCGGGCGGGCGAAGGCGATGTTGTCGCGCAGCGTGCGGTGGAACATCGCCGGGTCCTGGGGGACGTAGGCGATCAGGCTGCGCAGGTCGGCCTGGCTCAGCCGGCTGATGTCCTGCCCGCCGATCAGGATCCGGCCCGCGTCGATGTCCGTCATCCGCAGCAGCAGCCGGGTGAGCGTGGTCTTGCCCCCGCCGGACCGGCCGACGAGACCGAGCTTGGACCCCGCGGGCACGACCAGCTCCAGGCCCTCGAAGAGCGGCTTCCCGCCCTCGTGGCCGAAGCTCACGCGATCGAAACGGACTTCGGCGGTCGGCGGACGCCGCAGCGGTTCGGGCTCCACCGGGTCGAGCACGGTCGGCGGTGTCAGCAGCAGTTCGGTGAACTGCGCGGCCTCCGTCATCGAGCTCTCCAGACGGCGGTAGATCTGGTTGAACTCGAACATGATCCGCGTCGCGCTGGCGTAGTAGGTGAAGGCGACGATGACCGCTTCCACCCCGTGCGCTCCTCCGCCGAGCACGATGGCGAGCATCAGCCCCAGCACGTTGGTCGCCACGGACAGGGGTGCGACCAGGGTGTCGATGCGCAGGTTGCCGTAGTCCCACGAGCGCAGGGTGAGCTTCCTCGACTCCGCGACCCGGGTGCGGTGTTCGGCGGCCTCGCGCGATTCGGCGGCGAACGCCCGGACCGTGTCCATGTTCATCAGGCTGTCCGCCACGTGCCCGGACACCCGGGCGATCGCCTCCTCCCGCCGGGCGACGAGCACTTGGCGGCGACGGATCAGGGGCGCCACGCACAGCCCCGTGATCGTGATCATCACCAGGAGCCCGACGACGAGCAGCGGGTCGTACTGCCACAGCACCACCGAGGCGAACAGCAGGGGCACGAAGCTGCCCATGACCGAGAACGTCAGCGTGTCGACGAACTCCTCGAAGCGGGAGGCGAAGCTCAGGACCCTCTTCGTGA
This genomic interval from Streptomyces sp. NBC_00193 contains the following:
- a CDS encoding ABC transporter ATP-binding protein, coding for MGSPESHGSTPNTHPPRRSPVLLALRYYGRELVRLRRLTAPAMLLPALGNIGIHYIAPLVVAKLVGRIAGGEEGTGATEGALGWAMPYVLGFAGVLLLSEAFWRIGLHCLNRLDARGIEQLYVTGMDELFAKDAAFFHDNFAGSLTKRVLSFASRFEEFVDTLTFSVMGSFVPLLFASVVLWQYDPLLVVGLLVMITITGLCVAPLIRRRQVLVARREEAIARVSGHVADSLMNMDTVRAFAAESREAAEHRTRVAESRKLTLRSWDYGNLRIDTLVAPLSVATNVLGLMLAIVLGGGAHGVEAVIVAFTYYASATRIMFEFNQIYRRLESSMTEAAQFTELLLTPPTVLDPVEPEPLRRPPTAEVRFDRVSFGHEGGKPLFEGLELVVPAGSKLGLVGRSGGGKTTLTRLLLRMTDIDAGRILIGGQDISRLSQADLRSLIAYVPQDPAMFHRTLRDNIAFARPEATEAEIRRAAEAAHVTEFADGLADGFDTMVGERGVKLSGGQRQRVALARAILRDAPILLLDEATSALDSESEILVQDALWRLMAGRTALVVAHRLSTVATMDQLVVLDRGRIVEQGTHHQLLDEDGAYAKLWQHQSGGFIDDTAERADLH